The following nucleotide sequence is from Candidatus Zixiibacteriota bacterium.
GCGGCTGGGAACCCGCCCTGGCCGAAGCGTTTCGCTGGGACAGACGACTGCTCGTGGAGGAATTCATCCCTGGACGAGAACTCACCGTGGCCATCCTCGCCGGTGAAGCGCTCCCGGTCATCGAGATCAAGCCGTCGCACGGCATTTACGACTACGAGTGCAAGTACACCAGCGGACGCACCGACTACATTTGCCCCGCCGAGTTGACCCCGAAGCAGACCCGCGCCATACAGGAACAGGCGGTGTCGGCGTTTCGCGCGCTCGGATGCCGCGACTATGCCCGCGTCGATTTCCGGATGCGCGATGACGGCCCGCTCTACTGCCTCGAGGTCAACACGCTGCCCGGTATGACGCGGACATCGTTGGTTCCCAAGGCGGCCCGTGCGGCGGGAATCGAATTCCCGCAGCTCATGCGGCGGTTGTGTGACTCGGCGATGCGGCATCAGTCGCGCACGACGGCGGCGAAGGTCTCCGCGTAAGCGATGGCGCGTTTCCGCAGCCCCCGGCCATCGTCATGACATTCGCACAGACCCGCCGTCGATCCGGAACGGCTCGCCTGCGCCCGCCCGGCGGCGGTCGTTATGCCGCAATCATCTTCGACATGGGCGGCACGCTCATTGAATACGAAAACATCCCGTGGCCCCGGTTGTATGGGATCAGTCTCGATGCTGTGCGACAGTATCTCCGTCGGTCCGGACGCTCCCTGCCGCCCCGGCCGGTGTTTCGCCGCCAATTCGACGCGCTGTTGAATCGTCGCCGGCAACTCATCCGCGCCCAGATGCGTGAATACCGAATCGGCGAACTCCTGCGCTCGCTGTTGCGCTCGGCGGGCATACGTCTGCAACGCGACGAGTTGGGCACGGTCGCCGATGCTTACTACTCCGTGATCAGCCGACAGGCCAGCGTCTACGCCGACTCGGAATCGACTCTGCGCGCCGTGCGCGACGCCGGGTACTCAATCGGCCTGCTCTCCAACACCTGTTTCCGTGTCGCCGATCACCGTCACGATCTGGAACGCTTCGGATTGTGGCGCTATCTCGACGCGGCCGACTTCACGTCGACCGGACGCTACCGTAAGCCGCACCCCGATGCCTTTCGCCGCATCGGACGCCGTCTCGGTGTGCCGTTGAAGCGGTGCCTGTATGTCGGAGACCGACAGTATGAAGATGTGCAGGGGGCGCAGGGCGTCGGCATGACGCCGGTGCTGGTCCGCCGGCCCGGCTTCCGGTACACTCCGGGGCTGACACGATCGGTGGAAATCCGCAATGTCGGCGCGTTGCGGCGCCATCTCAATCTGGATTAATCGGCCAATTCGGGATTGAGTCGCCGGATGCGAATGTGTTACCTTCGCGCTTTCGTGTCGATTGCTGAAATGTCACGATACTGACGGGAGGATCTTTTGGATCGAACGGAACGACTATTGGCTGCACTGACAGAGGCGCATGGCGCACCCGGGAGCGAGTCTGCGGTCCGCCGCGTCATGGCGGAGCACATGCCGTCCCATGCGGAGCTCTCGTCGGACAAACTCGGCTCGCTCATCGCCAAAGTGGCCGGACGCTCCGAGTCGCCCCGCGTGCTGGTCGGCGCGCATATGGATGAAGTCGCATGGATCGTGCGTGAAGTCACCAAGGATGGATTTCTAAAGGTGTATCCGCTCGGCGGCTGGTGGGGGCATGTCATGCTCTCGCAACGGGTCGTCGTGCATGGCGACAAGGGACCCGTCGTCGGCGTCTTCGGATCGACGCCGCCGCATCTGCTGCCGGACGAGGAGCGCAAGAAAGTGATCGCCCCGCGCGACATTTACATCGACGTCGGCGCGGCCGAGGGATTCGATGTCGCGCGCAAGCTCGGCATCCGCAACGGTCACTATGTGACGCCGATGGCCGACTTCCAGATCATGGGCAACCCGCAGCTCTACCTGGCCAAGGCCTTCGACAATCGCGTCGCCTGCGCATTGGTG
It contains:
- a CDS encoding HAD family hydrolase: MTFAQTRRRSGTARLRPPGGGRYAAIIFDMGGTLIEYENIPWPRLYGISLDAVRQYLRRSGRSLPPRPVFRRQFDALLNRRRQLIRAQMREYRIGELLRSLLRSAGIRLQRDELGTVADAYYSVISRQASVYADSESTLRAVRDAGYSIGLLSNTCFRVADHRHDLERFGLWRYLDAADFTSTGRYRKPHPDAFRRIGRRLGVPLKRCLYVGDRQYEDVQGAQGVGMTPVLVRRPGFRYTPGLTRSVEIRNVGALRRHLNLD